The following proteins come from a genomic window of Peptoniphilus equinus:
- a CDS encoding TraX family protein, with the protein MQATEKKGINGYQLKLLGAALMVFDHIHQMFYWAGNVTWMHMFGRSVMPIFLFTCAEGFYHTGNRKHYALRLLLGFWFMSIVSPLLMRSLPIDEPQIVLMNNVFGTMFISVAAMWGIEKLKNKEFVKGTIVLVLPILPTFIFNALLNANQIGLALLVQFAVPSYMGVEGGFLMVLLAVWFYLSREKRLRQYLGIIALAALSAFSYPDFTWASLFGGNHQWMMIFSIIPLYFYNGKRGKGSKYFFYIFYPAHIYALYIVAFVLLKTGV; encoded by the coding sequence TTGCAGGCAACAGAGAAAAAAGGTATTAACGGTTATCAATTGAAGCTCTTGGGAGCGGCGCTTATGGTCTTTGATCATATCCACCAGATGTTTTACTGGGCAGGAAATGTCACATGGATGCATATGTTTGGACGAAGCGTAATGCCGATATTTTTGTTTACGTGCGCAGAGGGATTTTATCACACCGGGAATCGGAAACATTACGCGTTAAGACTGCTGCTGGGGTTTTGGTTCATGTCAATAGTATCCCCGCTTCTTATGAGAAGTCTTCCTATAGATGAACCGCAGATAGTACTGATGAACAATGTCTTCGGAACGATGTTTATCTCAGTTGCTGCCATGTGGGGCATTGAAAAGCTGAAAAATAAGGAGTTCGTCAAAGGGACTATTGTACTTGTACTTCCGATATTGCCGACTTTCATCTTCAATGCCTTACTTAATGCCAATCAGATAGGACTTGCATTACTGGTACAGTTTGCCGTTCCATCTTATATGGGGGTAGAAGGTGGCTTCCTTATGGTACTTCTTGCGGTATGGTTTTATCTGTCTCGAGAAAAAAGACTCCGGCAGTATCTGGGAATTATTGCATTGGCAGCCTTGAGCGCCTTTTCTTATCCCGACTTTACTTGGGCGAGTTTGTTTGGGGGAAATCACCAGTGGATGATGATATTTTCTATCATTCCCTTATATTTCTATAATGGGAAAAGAGGTAAAGGCTCGAAATATTTCTTTTATATTTTTTATCCGGCGCATATCTATGCCCTATATATCGTGGCATTTGTGCTGTTAAAGACAGGCGTATGA